A genomic stretch from Sinorhizobium terangae includes:
- a CDS encoding ABC transporter ATP-binding protein, producing MLEMKNISKVVGGETHIHPTDLVLERGSLNVLLGPTLSGKTSLMRLMAGLDKPASGSLRFDGADVTGLPVQQRSVAMVYQQFINYPAMTVYDNIASPMRIKGADSATVDRDVRKAAELLKLTPYLDRTPLNLSGGQQQRTALARAIVKNADLVLLDEPLANLDYKLREELREELPKIFAASGAIFVYATTEPSEALLLGGNTATLSEGRITQFGRTIDVYRRPIDIVTARTFADPPLNTIELVKTGADFTLDGKPVLTVPAHLSAVPDGPCTVAFQPHHLSFDPPNGSGNALTVKTAISEIAGSESFIHVGFAGARWVMLAPGIHDIEPDAVLQVFVDTRHLMAFGPDGRAIGGTA from the coding sequence ATGCTTGAAATGAAGAACATATCCAAGGTCGTGGGCGGGGAGACCCATATCCACCCGACCGACCTTGTGCTGGAGAGGGGGTCGCTCAATGTGCTGCTCGGCCCCACGCTCTCCGGCAAGACGTCGCTGATGCGGCTGATGGCCGGTCTCGACAAGCCCGCCTCCGGTTCGCTTCGCTTTGATGGCGCCGACGTCACCGGCCTGCCGGTGCAGCAGCGCTCTGTCGCCATGGTCTACCAGCAGTTCATCAATTATCCGGCGATGACGGTGTACGACAACATCGCCTCGCCAATGCGCATCAAGGGCGCCGATAGCGCAACTGTCGATCGGGACGTGCGCAAGGCGGCCGAGCTCCTGAAGCTCACCCCCTATCTCGACCGCACACCCTTGAACCTTTCCGGCGGCCAGCAGCAGCGCACCGCGCTTGCACGAGCGATCGTCAAGAACGCCGACCTGGTGCTGCTCGACGAACCGCTGGCCAATCTCGACTACAAGCTGCGCGAGGAACTGCGCGAGGAATTGCCGAAGATTTTCGCCGCCTCCGGTGCGATCTTCGTCTATGCAACGACCGAGCCGTCCGAGGCCTTGCTGCTCGGCGGCAATACCGCCACCTTGAGCGAGGGCCGCATCACCCAGTTCGGCCGCACGATCGACGTTTATCGCCGCCCGATCGACATCGTCACCGCGCGCACTTTCGCCGATCCGCCGCTGAACACGATCGAGCTCGTGAAGACGGGAGCGGATTTCACGCTCGATGGAAAGCCCGTGCTTACCGTCCCGGCCCATCTTTCGGCCGTTCCGGACGGGCCCTGCACGGTCGCCTTCCAGCCGCACCACCTTTCTTTCGATCCGCCGAACGGCAGCGGCAATGCGCTTACCGTCAAGACGGCGATCTCTGAAATCGCCGGCTCGGAGAGCTTCATTCACGTCGGCTTCGCCGGCGCGCGCTGGGTCATGCTCGCGCCCGGCATTCACGACATCGAACCGGACGCGGTTCTTCAGGTCTTTGTCGATACACGCCACCTGATGGCCTTCGGGCCGGACGGTCGCGCGATCGGCGGAACGGCCTGA
- a CDS encoding ABC transporter ATP-binding protein, producing the protein MARINLEHIRHAYGAKPKSEADYALREVHHEWNDGGAYALLGPSGCGKTTLLNIISGLINPSEGRILFDGHDVTHLSTQERNIAQVFQFPVIYDTMTVYDNLAFPLRNRHVPEAEVDRRVKEIIEMTGLGGWAMKTARRLTADQKQKISLGRGLVRSDVSAILFDEPLTVIDPEMKWVLRSQIKRLHRQFGFTMVYVTHDQTEALTFADKVVVMYDGQIVQIGTPAELFERPRHTFVGYFIGSPGMNVLPATIEGSKAAIGGESIPLNFLPKIQSGAKTELGIRPEFIVLGREGMPVSITKVEDIGRRKIVRARFADRTISIVVDEDGEIPAEPRVTFDPKAINIYADSWRVGEEV; encoded by the coding sequence ATGGCCAGAATCAACCTTGAACATATCCGCCACGCCTACGGCGCAAAGCCGAAGTCGGAGGCGGACTACGCGCTGAGGGAAGTGCATCACGAGTGGAACGACGGCGGCGCCTATGCGCTGCTCGGTCCTTCCGGGTGCGGCAAGACCACGCTTCTCAACATCATTTCCGGCCTCATTAATCCGTCCGAGGGACGCATCCTTTTCGACGGTCACGATGTCACGCATCTCTCCACCCAGGAACGCAACATCGCCCAGGTGTTCCAATTCCCGGTGATCTACGACACGATGACCGTTTACGACAATCTCGCCTTCCCGCTGCGCAACCGGCATGTGCCGGAGGCGGAGGTCGACCGGCGCGTCAAGGAGATCATCGAGATGACCGGCCTTGGCGGCTGGGCGATGAAGACGGCCCGGAGATTGACCGCCGACCAGAAGCAGAAGATCTCGCTTGGCCGCGGCCTCGTCCGCTCGGACGTCAGCGCCATCCTCTTCGACGAACCGCTGACCGTGATCGACCCGGAAATGAAATGGGTGCTGCGCTCGCAGATCAAGCGGCTGCACAGGCAGTTCGGCTTCACCATGGTCTATGTGACGCATGACCAGACCGAGGCGCTGACCTTCGCCGACAAGGTTGTCGTCATGTATGACGGCCAGATCGTCCAGATCGGCACGCCGGCCGAGCTTTTCGAACGGCCGCGCCATACCTTCGTCGGCTATTTCATCGGCTCGCCGGGCATGAATGTGCTGCCGGCGACGATCGAAGGCAGCAAGGCCGCGATCGGCGGCGAGAGCATCCCGCTCAATTTCCTGCCGAAAATCCAGTCCGGGGCCAAGACCGAACTCGGCATTCGCCCGGAGTTCATCGTGCTTGGGCGCGAAGGCATGCCGGTCTCGATCACCAAGGTGGAGGATATCGGACGCCGCAAGATCGTCCGCGCCCGCTTTGCCGACCGGACGATCTCGATCGTCGTCGACGAGGACGGCGAGATCCCCGCCGAGCCGCGCGTCACCTTCGATCCGAAGGCAATCAATATCTACGCCGATTCCTGGCGCGTCGGTGAGGAGGTTTGA
- a CDS encoding SDR family NAD(P)-dependent oxidoreductase: MFHPALFKGMNVVVTGGGRGIGLEVARQFLDCGAHVLVHMGRTVARERHDFLELAATEGRAFLCAADFLVAGGVETLADAVRERFDRVDVLINNAGTMVGRFPAADLTDEDYRTVVQLNQTSVVEMTRAMLPLLRRGTHPAIVNTVSISASTGGSAGSSIYSATKAFVATYSKALARELAPEGIRVNCVSPGTIATDFHERYSSPEKLEATRKTIPLGRLGSAEDCAPAYLFLASHALSGYITGQVLEVNGGQLIA, encoded by the coding sequence ATGTTTCATCCGGCCTTGTTCAAGGGCATGAACGTGGTGGTGACCGGCGGTGGCCGGGGTATCGGGCTGGAGGTTGCGCGACAGTTTCTCGATTGTGGCGCGCATGTCCTTGTCCACATGGGCAGGACGGTCGCCCGCGAACGGCACGATTTTCTCGAGTTGGCCGCAACCGAGGGCAGGGCGTTTCTTTGCGCCGCCGATTTTCTCGTCGCTGGCGGCGTCGAAACTCTGGCGGATGCCGTCCGGGAGCGCTTCGACAGGGTCGATGTCCTCATCAACAATGCCGGCACGATGGTCGGGCGCTTCCCGGCAGCCGACCTGACCGACGAAGACTATCGCACCGTCGTGCAGCTCAACCAGACGTCGGTCGTCGAGATGACGCGGGCGATGTTGCCGCTGCTGCGCAGGGGCACCCATCCTGCGATCGTCAACACGGTATCGATCTCCGCCTCGACCGGCGGCAGCGCCGGCTCGTCGATCTACTCTGCCACCAAGGCTTTCGTCGCGACCTATTCGAAGGCACTGGCGCGCGAACTGGCGCCGGAGGGCATCCGCGTCAATTGCGTCTCGCCGGGAACGATCGCCACCGATTTCCATGAACGCTATTCGTCGCCGGAGAAACTCGAGGCAACGCGCAAGACGATCCCGCTCGGCCGGCTCGGCTCAGCCGAGGATTGTGCGCCAGCCTATCTCTTTCTCGCGTCCCATGCGCTTTCGGGCTATATCACCGGCCAGGTGCTGGAGGTGAACGGCGGGCAGCTCATTGCTTGA
- a CDS encoding DUF2160 domain-containing protein: MATIATRKNRWPVALVAVLVVYVVAAGLLVSALPLKDGERDWFAPLIPGGWMAWSFPTAMFFLTIFTLLSLMAVWEYARPGGNPRVGILRFETTRGDRLFVSLLGSAFIHLGWLGLVGTNLWWAVALSVVYAIGVFRYV; this comes from the coding sequence ATGGCAACCATCGCCACTCGCAAGAACCGCTGGCCCGTCGCACTTGTCGCGGTGCTCGTCGTCTATGTCGTAGCTGCGGGCCTGCTTGTTTCCGCCCTGCCGCTCAAGGACGGCGAACGCGACTGGTTCGCCCCGCTGATCCCCGGCGGGTGGATGGCCTGGTCCTTCCCGACCGCCATGTTCTTTCTGACGATCTTCACGCTGCTTTCGCTGATGGCCGTCTGGGAATATGCCCGGCCCGGAGGAAATCCGCGCGTCGGCATCCTGCGCTTCGAAACCACCCGCGGCGACCGACTCTTCGTCTCGCTGCTCGGATCCGCCTTCATTCATCTCGGCTGGCTGGGGCTCGTCGGCACAAACCTCTGGTGGGCGGTCGCGCTCTCGGTGGTCTATGCCATCGGCGTCTTCCGCTACGTCTGA
- the glpD gene encoding glycerol-3-phosphate dehydrogenase, which yields MPEQTIFDVFVIGGGINGCGIARDAVGRGYTVALAEMKDFASGTSSGSTKLIHGGLRYLEYYELRLVREALMEREILWAMAPHVIWPMRFVLPFHKGGLRPAWLIRLGLFLYDHIGGRKLLPPTRTLDMTRDPAGLPLKRLFTKAFEYSDGWVNDARLVVLNARDAADRGARVMPRTRVVSARRNDGHWTIETENMVTGARATLRARMLVNATGPWVDRVLADTIGKNDVHNVRLVQGSHIVVNKKFDDPRAYFFQNPDGRIIFAIPYENDFTLIGTTDHDFDGNPAEARISDAEIDYLCKAASEYFTDPVTRDDIVWTYSAVRPLFDDGASKAQEATRDYVLRLEGENGQAPLLNIFGGKLTTYRRLSESALEKIGEAIGVKGRKWTAGSNLPGGDFPATGYDAEVASLKARYPFLASSHARRLVRLYGTRAARLLGKAASETDLGRRFGADLYETEVNWLIEQEWARCAEDVLWRRTKLGLKLSPAEAAELEEYMQGAANAAA from the coding sequence GTGCCAGAGCAGACGATCTTCGACGTCTTCGTAATAGGCGGCGGCATCAACGGATGCGGCATTGCACGCGATGCGGTCGGTCGGGGTTATACCGTCGCACTGGCCGAAATGAAGGATTTCGCTTCCGGCACATCGTCCGGCTCCACCAAGCTTATTCACGGCGGTCTGCGCTATCTCGAATATTATGAGCTCCGCCTCGTCCGCGAGGCGCTGATGGAGCGCGAGATACTGTGGGCGATGGCACCGCATGTCATCTGGCCGATGCGCTTCGTGCTGCCCTTCCATAAAGGCGGGCTACGCCCCGCCTGGCTCATCCGCCTCGGCCTGTTTCTCTATGATCATATCGGCGGTCGCAAGCTGCTGCCCCCGACCCGGACGCTGGACATGACCCGCGACCCGGCGGGACTGCCGCTGAAGCGGCTTTTCACCAAGGCATTCGAATATTCCGATGGCTGGGTCAACGATGCGCGGCTGGTGGTGCTGAACGCGCGCGACGCCGCCGATCGCGGGGCGCGGGTCATGCCGCGCACCCGAGTCGTCTCGGCGCGCCGCAACGACGGACACTGGACTATCGAAACGGAAAACATGGTGACCGGCGCGCGCGCAACCCTGCGTGCCCGCATGCTCGTCAATGCCACCGGTCCCTGGGTGGATCGCGTGCTCGCCGACACGATCGGCAAGAACGACGTGCACAATGTGCGCCTCGTCCAGGGCAGCCATATCGTCGTGAACAAGAAGTTCGACGATCCGCGCGCCTATTTCTTCCAGAACCCGGACGGGCGGATCATCTTCGCCATTCCCTACGAGAACGATTTCACCCTGATCGGCACGACCGACCACGATTTCGACGGCAACCCCGCGGAGGCGCGCATCAGCGACGCCGAGATCGACTATCTCTGCAAGGCGGCGAGCGAATACTTCACCGATCCGGTAACGCGCGACGACATCGTCTGGACCTATTCGGCGGTGCGCCCGCTGTTCGACGACGGCGCCAGCAAGGCGCAGGAGGCGACCCGCGATTACGTGCTGCGCCTCGAGGGTGAGAACGGCCAGGCGCCGCTCTTGAACATTTTCGGCGGCAAGCTCACGACCTATCGGCGGCTGAGTGAGTCTGCACTCGAAAAAATTGGCGAGGCAATCGGAGTCAAGGGCCGGAAATGGACCGCCGGATCGAACCTGCCGGGCGGCGATTTTCCCGCTACCGGCTACGACGCCGAGGTCGCCAGCCTCAAGGCGCGCTACCCTTTTCTCGCCAGTTCACACGCGCGCCGCCTCGTGCGGCTCTACGGCACGCGGGCGGCCCGGCTTCTCGGAAAGGCGGCGAGCGAGACCGATCTCGGAAGGCGTTTCGGAGCAGACCTCTACGAAACCGAAGTCAATTGGCTGATCGAGCAGGAATGGGCGCGGTGCGCGGAGGACGTGCTGTGGCGCCGGACGAAACTGGGATTGAAGCTCTCGCCGGCCGAAGCCGCGGAGCTGGAGGAATATATGCAGGGCGCGGCCAACGCTGCCGCCTAG
- a CDS encoding carbohydrate ABC transporter permease produces MKTNTQPLSQRLSWLVPTIYIVFLLLPIYWLVNMSFKETGEILSTFSLWPQNPTLRNYRVIFTDPSWYNGYINSITYVVMNTVISVSVALPAAYAFSRYRFLGDKHLFFWLLTNRMAPPAVFALPFFQLYSAFGLIDTHIAVAIAHCLFNVPLAVWILEGFMSGVPKEIDETAYIDGYSFPRFFVKIFVPLIASGIGVAAFFCFMFSWVELLIARTLTTTDAKPIAATMTRTVSASGLDWGVLAAAGVLTIIPGALVIYFVRNYIAKGFALGRV; encoded by the coding sequence ATGAAAACCAATACGCAACCGCTGTCGCAACGCCTCTCCTGGCTGGTCCCGACGATCTACATCGTCTTCCTGCTCCTGCCGATCTATTGGCTGGTCAATATGAGCTTCAAGGAGACGGGCGAGATTCTCAGCACGTTCTCGCTCTGGCCGCAGAATCCGACGCTCCGGAACTACCGGGTGATCTTCACCGACCCTTCCTGGTACAACGGCTACATCAACTCGATCACCTACGTCGTGATGAACACGGTGATCTCGGTCTCGGTGGCGCTGCCGGCGGCCTACGCCTTCTCGCGCTATCGCTTCCTCGGCGACAAGCACCTGTTCTTCTGGCTGCTTACGAACCGGATGGCACCGCCGGCCGTTTTCGCGCTGCCCTTCTTCCAGCTCTATTCCGCCTTCGGCCTGATCGACACGCATATCGCGGTCGCCATCGCGCACTGCCTCTTCAACGTGCCGCTGGCGGTCTGGATCCTCGAAGGCTTCATGTCGGGCGTGCCGAAGGAGATCGACGAGACGGCCTATATCGACGGTTATTCCTTCCCGCGCTTCTTCGTGAAAATTTTCGTGCCGCTGATCGCATCCGGCATCGGCGTCGCCGCCTTCTTCTGCTTCATGTTCTCGTGGGTCGAACTCCTGATCGCGCGTACGCTCACGACCACCGATGCCAAGCCGATTGCCGCCACCATGACCCGCACCGTCTCGGCGTCCGGTCTCGACTGGGGTGTGCTTGCCGCCGCCGGCGTGCTGACGATCATTCCCGGCGCGCTCGTCATCTACTTCGTCCGCAACTACATCGCCAAGGGCTTCGCCCTGGGGAGGGTCTGA
- a CDS encoding carbohydrate ABC transporter permease yields MEKTWNNKAWFMVLPVLVLVAFSAVVPLMTVVNYSVQDTFGNNEFFWAGTDWFVDTLESDRFWDALTRNLIFSAIILTIQIPLGIVIALNMPKKGIGVPICLVLMALPLLIPWNVVGTIWQVFGRVDIGLLGRTLASLGINYNYVQNPIDAWVTLIVMDVWHWTSLVVLLCYAGLVSIPDAYYQAAKIDGASRWSVFRYIQLPKMKRVLLIAFLLRFMDSFMIYTEPFVVTGGGPGNSTTFLSIDLVKMAIGQFDLGPAAALSIIYFLIILLLSWIFYTVMTTSEAQG; encoded by the coding sequence ATGGAAAAAACCTGGAACAACAAGGCCTGGTTCATGGTCCTGCCGGTGTTGGTGCTCGTCGCCTTCTCCGCCGTGGTCCCGCTGATGACCGTCGTCAACTATTCGGTGCAGGACACCTTCGGCAACAACGAGTTTTTCTGGGCCGGCACCGACTGGTTCGTGGATACACTCGAATCCGACCGCTTCTGGGACGCGCTCACCCGCAACCTGATCTTCTCGGCGATCATCCTAACGATCCAGATTCCGCTCGGCATCGTGATCGCACTCAACATGCCGAAGAAGGGCATCGGCGTTCCGATCTGCCTGGTGCTGATGGCACTGCCGCTGCTCATTCCGTGGAACGTCGTCGGCACCATATGGCAGGTCTTCGGCCGCGTCGACATCGGCCTCCTCGGACGCACGCTCGCCTCGCTCGGCATCAACTACAACTATGTGCAGAATCCGATCGATGCGTGGGTGACGCTGATCGTCATGGACGTCTGGCACTGGACGAGCCTCGTCGTGCTCCTGTGCTATGCCGGCCTCGTCTCGATCCCGGACGCTTACTACCAGGCGGCCAAGATCGACGGCGCCTCGCGCTGGTCCGTCTTCCGTTACATCCAGCTTCCGAAGATGAAGCGCGTGCTCCTGATCGCCTTCCTGCTGCGCTTCATGGACAGTTTCATGATCTATACGGAACCCTTCGTCGTGACCGGCGGTGGACCGGGCAATTCGACGACCTTCCTGTCGATCGATCTCGTCAAGATGGCGATCGGCCAGTTCGATCTCGGCCCGGCCGCAGCCCTCTCGATCATCTACTTCCTCATCATCCTGCTTCTGTCGTGGATCTTCTACACGGTGATGACCACGAGCGAGGCTCAAGGCTGA
- a CDS encoding LysR family transcriptional regulator — translation MIDKLEFFLALARQRHFGRAAEECGVTQPTLSAAIRQLEDQLGVMLVNRGSRYQGLTPEGQRVLEWARRIVSDTRTMREEMRAARKGLSGHIRLAAIPTTLAMVPMITAPFQEKHPDVTFSVLSTTSLQILTLLENLEIDAGLTYLENEPLGRVTTVPLQIEQYHLVTASGTPLSDRKSVTWKEVSNVRLCLLTADMQNRRIINQHFAEAGAVPRPTLESNSMIVLFSHVRTGRWASIMPFNVAKSFGFHEDIRMIPIIDPDVHHTVGLVATYREPFTPLVSALLHEARILGERNEALEHVHRA, via the coding sequence ATGATCGATAAGCTGGAGTTCTTTCTCGCACTTGCCCGCCAACGGCATTTCGGCCGGGCGGCGGAGGAGTGCGGTGTCACGCAGCCGACGCTTTCGGCGGCGATCCGCCAGCTCGAAGACCAGCTTGGCGTCATGCTCGTCAATCGCGGATCGCGTTACCAGGGTCTGACGCCCGAGGGCCAGCGGGTGCTCGAATGGGCGCGGCGAATCGTCAGCGACACCCGTACCATGCGCGAGGAGATGCGCGCGGCACGCAAAGGTCTGTCCGGGCATATCCGGCTGGCCGCGATCCCGACGACGCTTGCCATGGTGCCGATGATCACCGCGCCGTTCCAGGAAAAGCATCCGGATGTGACGTTTTCGGTGCTTTCGACGACGTCGCTGCAGATCCTGACGCTTCTGGAAAACCTCGAGATCGACGCGGGCTTGACCTATCTGGAGAACGAGCCGCTCGGCCGCGTGACCACCGTGCCGCTGCAAATCGAGCAATATCATCTGGTTACCGCTTCCGGCACGCCGCTATCGGATCGCAAAAGCGTGACCTGGAAGGAAGTCAGCAACGTTCGGCTTTGTCTATTGACGGCCGACATGCAGAACCGCCGTATCATCAATCAGCATTTTGCAGAAGCCGGCGCGGTCCCCAGGCCGACACTCGAATCGAATTCGATGATTGTGCTTTTCTCTCACGTCCGCACCGGCCGGTGGGCGAGCATCATGCCCTTCAACGTCGCGAAATCATTCGGTTTTCACGAGGATATCCGGATGATCCCGATCATCGATCCGGATGTCCATCACACGGTCGGCTTGGTCGCCACCTACCGCGAGCCCTTCACGCCGCTAGTCTCCGCGCTCCTGCATGAAGCCCGCATCCTGGGCGAGCGCAACGAGGCCCTGGAACACGTTCACCGAGCCTGA
- a CDS encoding ABC transporter substrate-binding protein, whose translation MRRHLLTTTAAMLLALTGSAYAGMDEAKAFLDKEIGDLSSLDRAAQEAEMQWFIDAAKPFAGMEIKVVSETITTHEYESKTLAKAFSDITGIKITHDLIGEGDVVEKLQTQMQSGENVYDAYINDSDLIGTHWRYQQARSLTDFMANEGKDVTNPNLDIDDFIGKSFTTAPDGKLYQLPDQQFANLYWFRYDWFNDPKIQEEFKAKYGYDLGVPVNWSAYEDIAEFFNGREIDGKKVYGHMDYGKKDPSLGWRFTDAWLSMAGNGDKGIPNGKPVDEWGIRVDENSRPVGSCVARGGDTNGPASVYAIQKYLDWLKAYAPAAAQGMTFSESGPVPSQGEIAQQMFTYTAFTADFVKQGLPVVNEDGTPKWRFAPSPHGVYWKDGMKLGYQDAGSWTILKSTPDDRAKAAWLYAQFVTSKTVDVKKSHVGLTFIRQSTLDHPSFTERAPKLGGLIEFYRSPARLQWSPTGTNVPDYPKLAQLWWQAIGDASSGAKTAQEAMDSLCAEQEKVLQRLERAGIQGDIGPKLAEEHDLEYWNAEAVKAGNLAPQLKVENEKEKPMTVNYDELVKSWQTN comes from the coding sequence ATGCGACGGCATCTTCTAACGACGACGGCAGCCATGCTGCTGGCTCTCACCGGGTCGGCCTACGCCGGCATGGATGAGGCAAAGGCGTTCCTGGACAAGGAAATCGGCGACCTCTCGTCGCTCGACCGCGCCGCCCAGGAAGCGGAAATGCAATGGTTCATCGATGCGGCAAAGCCCTTTGCCGGCATGGAAATCAAGGTCGTCTCCGAAACGATCACCACCCATGAATATGAATCGAAGACCCTCGCCAAGGCGTTCTCTGACATTACTGGCATCAAGATCACCCACGACCTGATCGGCGAAGGCGACGTCGTCGAAAAGCTGCAGACGCAGATGCAGTCCGGTGAAAACGTCTATGACGCCTACATCAACGACTCGGATCTGATCGGTACCCATTGGCGCTACCAGCAGGCCCGCAGCCTGACCGATTTCATGGCGAACGAGGGCAAGGACGTCACCAACCCCAACCTCGACATTGATGACTTTATCGGCAAGTCCTTTACCACAGCCCCGGACGGCAAGCTCTACCAGCTCCCCGACCAGCAGTTCGCGAACCTCTACTGGTTCCGCTACGACTGGTTCAACGATCCGAAAATCCAGGAAGAGTTCAAGGCCAAGTACGGCTACGACCTCGGCGTTCCGGTCAACTGGTCGGCCTACGAGGACATCGCCGAGTTCTTCAATGGCCGCGAGATCGACGGCAAGAAGGTCTACGGCCACATGGATTACGGCAAGAAGGACCCGTCGCTCGGCTGGCGCTTCACCGACGCCTGGCTGTCAATGGCCGGCAACGGCGACAAGGGCATCCCGAACGGCAAGCCGGTGGACGAGTGGGGCATCAGGGTCGACGAGAACTCGCGCCCCGTCGGATCCTGCGTTGCGCGCGGCGGTGACACCAACGGCCCGGCGTCGGTCTATGCCATTCAGAAGTATCTCGACTGGCTGAAGGCCTATGCTCCGGCGGCCGCCCAGGGCATGACCTTCTCGGAATCCGGTCCGGTTCCTTCGCAGGGTGAAATCGCCCAGCAGATGTTCACCTATACGGCGTTCACCGCGGACTTCGTGAAGCAGGGCCTGCCGGTGGTGAACGAGGACGGCACGCCGAAGTGGCGTTTTGCCCCGAGCCCGCACGGCGTCTACTGGAAGGACGGCATGAAGCTCGGCTATCAGGACGCCGGCTCCTGGACGATCCTGAAATCCACGCCGGACGACCGCGCCAAGGCCGCCTGGCTCTACGCGCAGTTCGTGACCTCCAAGACCGTGGACGTGAAAAAGAGCCATGTCGGTCTCACCTTCATCCGCCAGTCGACGCTCGATCATCCGAGCTTCACAGAGCGCGCACCGAAGCTCGGCGGCCTGATCGAGTTCTACCGCTCACCGGCCCGCCTGCAGTGGTCGCCGACCGGCACGAACGTGCCTGACTATCCGAAGCTGGCCCAGCTCTGGTGGCAGGCGATCGGTGACGCGTCTTCCGGTGCCAAGACCGCGCAGGAGGCCATGGACTCGCTTTGCGCCGAGCAGGAAAAGGTGCTGCAGCGCCTCGAACGCGCCGGCATCCAGGGCGACATCGGCCCGAAGCTCGCCGAAGAGCACGACCTCGAATACTGGAACGCGGAAGCCGTCAAGGCCGGCAACCTCGCTCCACAGCTGAAGGTCGAGAACGAGAAGGAAAAGCCGATGACCGTCAACTATGACGAACTGGTCAAGAGCTGGCAGACGAACTAA
- a CDS encoding DeoR/GlpR family DNA-binding transcription regulator, with protein sequence MYLSGRQAEILELAKTEGRVLVEELAQRFSVTPQTIRKDLNDLCDARVLNRIHGGAIFPSGKENVKYDARRQIAATEKQAIGRAAAALIPDNASLFINIGTTTEAVGEALLDHKELMVITNNINVANRLRVFPSIEVVIAGGVVRGSDGGIVGEAAVDFIKQFKVDFAVIGASAIDHDGALLDFDYREVKVAQAIIANARHVILVSDSTKFERTAPVRIGHISQVQTFITDRCIIENVRKICAEQDVRLVETDA encoded by the coding sequence ATGTATCTCAGCGGGCGGCAGGCAGAAATTCTGGAACTGGCAAAAACAGAGGGGCGCGTGCTTGTCGAGGAGCTTGCCCAGCGCTTTTCAGTGACGCCGCAAACGATCCGCAAGGATCTCAACGATCTCTGCGACGCAAGGGTGCTTAACCGCATCCACGGTGGCGCCATCTTCCCGAGCGGCAAGGAAAACGTCAAATATGACGCACGCCGCCAGATCGCCGCGACCGAGAAGCAGGCGATCGGCCGCGCCGCCGCCGCGCTTATCCCTGACAACGCCTCGCTGTTCATCAATATCGGCACCACCACCGAAGCGGTGGGAGAAGCGCTGCTCGACCACAAGGAATTGATGGTCATCACCAACAACATCAATGTTGCCAACAGGTTGCGCGTATTCCCGTCGATCGAGGTGGTGATTGCGGGCGGTGTCGTGCGTGGCTCAGACGGCGGCATCGTCGGCGAGGCCGCCGTCGACTTCATCAAGCAGTTCAAGGTGGACTTTGCCGTCATCGGAGCCTCGGCGATCGACCACGACGGCGCACTTCTCGATTTCGATTACCGGGAAGTGAAAGTCGCCCAGGCGATCATCGCCAATGCGCGGCACGTCATTCTCGTTTCGGACTCCACGAAATTCGAACGAACCGCACCGGTCAGGATCGGCCACATCTCCCAGGTCCAGACTTTTATCACCGACCGCTGCATCATTGAAAATGTTCGGAAAATATGCGCGGAACAGGACGTTCGGCTGGTCGAGACCGATGCCTGA